One stretch of Arachis hypogaea cultivar Tifrunner chromosome 20, arahy.Tifrunner.gnm2.J5K5, whole genome shotgun sequence DNA includes these proteins:
- the LOC112786234 gene encoding uncharacterized protein has protein sequence MLDGVAGIGPSYKGPSYDKLRVNLLADLKRECQIVVYSYRSDWKEIGYILMVDVTDNEANYVATGRLINKKFENIHWSPCAAYCLNLILKDISSMPHIFNLATRASKITVFVYNHTVFLSWLRQRTTWKEIVRPGVTHFATVFIILKSIFECKMDLQALVVDTHFTGHKLGRAMSAIILDNKFWDDCFTACKIVSSLIKLMRLVDADDKPSLGIVYEAAYFLNPACFLDENYKEAPDVMRGLLDLVTLHCKVNNLDSVEAMKEIHLYKDRKESFDRPEAFRAAKKLQPSKNEWWRLFGSSALCLQNMAVRILSQASASSGCERNWSLFDQIHTKRRNRLEHDRLSDIVYVTYNLRLKSRTERQKRKQKVQYDPIDIESIDLVDFWVTEELDEIDADLDQGGGGGGSSSTFYSATLDFSSPSSGHEGDDINEANLQQVMADFDD, from the exons ATGTTGGATGGTGTTGCTGGCATTGGGCCTAGTTATAAAGGTCCTTCTTATGATAAGCTGAGGGTTAATTTATTAGCCGATCTCAAAAGGGAGTGTCAAATAGTTGTTTATAGCTATAGGTCTGATTGGAAAGAAATTGGATATATCCTCATGGTTGATG TGACTGATAATGAAGCGAATTATGTTGCTACTGGTAGGCTTATTAATAAGAAGTTTGAAAATATTCACTGGTCACCTTGTGCTGCTTATTGCTTGAATCTTATTCTAAAAGATATAAGCAGCATGCCACATATTTTTAACCTTGCAACACGTGCTTCGAAGATTACTGTGTTTGTGTATAATCATACAGTGTTCTTGTCTTGGCTAAGACAAAGAACTACTTGGAAGGAGATTGTTCGTCCAGGTGTAACTCATTTTGCCACTGTCTTCATCATATTGAAGAGTATCTTTGAGTGCAAAATGGATTTACAAGCATTGGTTGTTGATACACACTTTACCGGACACAAATTAGGAAGAGCTATGAGTGCAATTATCCTAGACAATAAATTTTGGGATGATTGTTTTACTGCATGCAAAATTGTGAGTTCATTGATTAAATTGATGAGGTTGGTAGATGCCGATGATAAACCATCATTGGGAATTGTTTATGAAG CGGCTTATTTCTTGAATCCTGCTTGCTTTCTCGATGAAAATTATAAAGAAGCACCTGATGTCATGCGAGGTTTACTTGATCTTGTTACATTGCATTGCAAGGTTAATAATTTAGATTCAGTTGAGGCAATGAAAGAAATACACTTATATAAAGATCGAAAAGAAAGCTTTGATAGGCCTGAAGCTTTTCGAGCTGCAAAAAAACTTCAACCTAGTAAGA ATGAATGGTGGAGGTTGTTTGGTAGTTCTGCTCTATGTTTACAAAACATGGCAGTTCGCATTCTTAGCCAAGCATCTGCTTCTTCGGGATGTGAACGAAATTGGAGTCTTTTTGATCAAATTCATACAAAAAGAAGGAATAGATTGGAGCATGATAGGCTAAGTGATATTGtgtatgttacatataatttacgTCTTAAATCCAG aacgGAAAGACAAAAGAGAAAGCAAAAGGTGCAATATGATCCAATCGATATTGAAAGTATTGATTTGGTTGACTTTTGGGTGACGGAAGAG TTAGATGAGATTGATGCTGATTTAGatcaaggtggtggtggtggtggtagtagtaGTACATTTTATTCTGCAACACTTGATTTTTCTAGTCCTAGTAGTGGACATGAAGGTGATGATATCAACGAAGCAAATCTGCAACAAGTTATGgcagattttgatgattga